The sequence ttcaGAAGTTATATTATTGGGtgttattttgttaatttttctgTTAATTATTACTGTATATACAAATTAGTGTTACATATTGCGTTTCTTAGAAAATAGAAtacttattaaaatatttagagGTTATTAAATGTTGTTTTAATGAATTTAGATCAAATAATTGtgaaaatttgataaaatcTTAAAATAGCTACGATGATGGTACATGTCTGGTAgaagtattttaaatttttgtttggcAACATAAATAAcagttaaaaaaatagtgttgtttggaaacatggataacagtaagttaaaaataaaaaaaatgggcttatgatattataaaaattggaagtccattacattataatAAAGAGTAATGagtttatgttacttgatatacatattcaaatcaaaataataatttaaaattaatttatatcaaaaatttatttaaaaatatacatatattcaaaatttgatttttactatcatattttccaataaccattataaacaatttttgaatatatatatgaaaaatacaatacaaaactcaatttcaaacaccaacttaaattatggtttgtatatttcacattgaaattaaaaatataatatatgtgattatttatatgattgtacgtataaaatattattaattataagaaaacttatttaatggtacgtataaaatatgtataaaatacgattaattatatgataacacatatttttgtaaccaatgatgacacatataggatatataatagtgataaGGGGCGGGCGTTCGGGTTTGTTTTTGGGTAtgtttgggatttcgtgttcggttcagatctttgaggattcggttcggatttggataatcaatttaaattggtttggtttaaatatttggatagagagttaataattatttaagtatttttggagttttgagtatattttaactattttatatatttacgtttaattatttgtatatattttcaagtatttaaatgaatttaaaagtatcatatatattctggatgtttttatatatattaaatctaaaaataattaatatatataagtataaaatctattttggatacccatattacttcggttcggatcggattaggttttagttcttcaaatactaaaattttgaataattcggatatttaatcaatttcggttcgggtttgatattacttattcggattgggattGGTTTGATTCTTCgaattcaagttttttttcaaccttaaatagtgacataaaaaacagatagcatcatattttttataaaatatatccgCGCGGGTCAAATTCTAGTGTtagattaaaaatgaaaataaaaattgttgatgtaattaaaaataaaaaaattaatgagttCTTCTTAGATTATCAACAATGGTTTTCACTTTCAACACCCTCCACATCATCTTCTCTCCCTTCTACCAACTAATTCAACACCTActcatttttttatattctaCAATGGTTTGTTGAAAAAATTCAACACCTTTCTCTATAAATTTTTTTCCTTCACAATTTTGGttccttatattttttattacttattgaaacttattaattaaaattaaattgcaACAGTTAAGAATTAGaagtatttattaaaactaaataacaatagTCTTCACAATTTTGGtttcttatatgttttttttattacttattGAAActtattgattaaaattaaattgcAACAGTTAAGAATTAGACTTattgattaaaactaaataacaaCAGTCAATAGTTGgaatttatttaattagaagaagaaaaaatataaaggcAAGAGTTTAATGGAGTCTAATAGAAAATTTATAGTACAAATAGATGAACTTTTTTTATGTTTCCAAATCAAATGAAACgagtctctatttatagagtttgaaaaattataaattttgatgtaaaaataaattttagaaaataaaaaacttatgaaataatttatctcaaataattcagatgaaaaaaaacaaatcaaaattttttatgGCCAATAATTTAATGACAAGTAGTCATTGAGGGCTCCATTTTATGGATTCAACTTTGTTGAATTCTTTTAACCATGTTTAATACACCTAAGATCCCTGTTCTTAAAATTGGCCGTCTGGGTGCTACGCGTCACTCTTCCGTCCCGATTTATGCCAAATCGATTTAAAAAATCGGATATCCGATTTTCTCCGCCTAAACCACCTAAATGACCGCCAAACCGCATAGGCGGCCAcctaatctatttattttattattattttatttttattttatttttgataaaaaatttatttatttatttgatctaaaattttataaatatcctTTATACTcataattttgatgaaattacactatattaagtttatatattctatttgtgttttatacaatcttaaacatgaaaatgtattaatactatatataattaaaaattaacatgtctTATAACATAATAAACAATCTAAAAATTCCATCCTATATAATTTCCGATTAATCCTCGATTTTCTCTTTAGGCATTAAGTCTAATTCGATCGCCCGACTAGCGCGTTCCCGAATAGAACATAGGATTCAATTTGTTTACCAGTAAACCATTGTATTCTTTTAactattgaatttttttattcagtAAGCCAAAAATAGTCTTAGAGATAAAGATGATAAAGATGCTCTTGGCATTCGGACTAGTACACATTTCTCAcagtaaaaataaaagaaacttaAATTAAAATCTAGCATTTTCGAAGCCGTGCAAGTCGCTCTTCTTCATCATAGCCACCTTAGCAAACTTCTCAGCTGCTCTCCATGCCGACGCGGGAGTCAACGGCTCACCGTTTTCGTCCACTAAAATCATCGTTGTGTCTCTTTCGCTTCCTCTCCGCTGTTGAATATGTTGTTGTTGGGGCTGACTCTCATATTCCATCAGCTGTTGCCTCCTCCACTGAACTTCCACCAACTCTGCCTCTACTACCTTGGTATAGTCCGCTGCCTCCGCCATTCTTGATTGCCCAAGCAAAGCATGCGCTGACGTTAACAAGTGGTGTGCGCTTGTGCATTCCCCATACTCTACCAGCCTTCGAGACTCGGCAACTGCCCGTGTCATTATGAAAAGGCACCTCAAGCGTTCGATACTGGGAGAAGATGATCTTACGGCTTGGGGAACGCGGAGTGATTGGTCACGTCCGTATACAACTTCCTGCGTCGAAGGGTCCTTATAGAGACCTCTAACTGATAGAACTTGGTGGACCATGCTTGCCGTTGATGGGATCCTAAGCTCCACTAAAACCTCTCTTTCTTCGCCTGCGTATAGGTCCCCGAGCCGGACTGATCCAGAACCAGAGCTCACCAAAGTGGGTTGTCCATTGCATAAATAAATGGCTGCGATTTCACATGGTCCAGATCCTGATCCAACTCGAAATTGGATCCTTAGATCTTGAACCACCACGCTAAGAAATCCTCCTAGGCATTTCGCGAAAGCCTCTTCGACAGGAGCATGGCTGCACCCACCACTCTCTCCAAAGCCATATTCAGTAACAGGGATCTCTATGTGAGCAAAGCGTGTTAACCCCACATGGGTTATTGTGGACCGTTGATTTGTGTTGGCTCTACTGGAAATTGGCTGACCGTCCTTTAGGAGTACGATGCTAGCAATTGGGTTTCTCTCCCTACGATCCTCCAGCACTCTTGCCGCTTTTTCCAAACCATCACTTATCTTAGAACTTTGACAGCAAAGGAGCCCATCCACCACCACTCCAGCGGAGCGTTTTCCATTCTCTGTCATTCTCTTAAGTGGGAGGAGTCTCTTCGAGGAAGCAGAGACAATAGAGAGCCGATCAGCAGAGCTGAGCGAGGAAATCACAACCCGCATGGCTCGTTTGACCATCTGGAGTTTTGCACCGTTCATGGTTCCACCTACATCAACTACAACAACCAGATCCACCGGCGCACGTTGAGACGGATCTAAAAGCCTGCGCCCTCTTGTACCTAGAGGCGGTGGTGCCTTCACTCGCAGAGCCACTGCACGGGTCTCGTAACCACACCCAACAGACACAACGGCAGATTCAGGTAACAAGCTCACCTGCACATTTCCAAAATCTCGACCCGTGGCCGGGATCTCATGAGATTTGACGGCAAAGGAAGGGCTAGGGTCTACCACGAATCCCTTGAACTGAGCCACATCAGTCTCCTCTTCACATCTGCAATTCTCATTGGCTTCAGGTATGGTGACAAACCGTGGCGAAAGCAAAGGCTCGTCATCATCGTAATTGTGAGACTGCTTTGGCATGGGCTTTGCTATAGGAGAAGTTGCGACGGCGACAACACGCTTCTCCTCAATGGAAACGGCGTTTTCCAAGGGAGGTTCAATTCCATTCCCATGAAGAGTAAGAAGAGAAGCGTCTTTCCAAAGGGAGTTACAAACAGGGCAAACAAGCTTGCCGTGTTTGCTGACGTAATCGGTGACACAAGGGAAATGAAACACATGCGAACACTCTGCCGTATATTTTGCCGTCCCTTGCCCTGTTTTCACGCTGTTCAAACAAATTCCACAATTACTctgcaaaaaaaattgtaatcatCAGAAACaaagtatttattttatttgatatctctttttttttaaagttgtaACCCATTTTCTTCCATCTGTTTCTTACTCGGAATTTGAAGCTGTTGCGGAACAGAGAAAGCTTTAACCGAGGAGACGAAGGGTTTGACCTGGCCTTCAAAGATAGTCTGGGGCTCTTTGTTGCCGATCTTGGTGTCGGGATTTGCTCCGCGGTGGGAACAGGATTCTCGGCATCCGTTGTCCGACAGCCCAGGCTTGGACTATAATTTGTACGGGGAGTCGACGAATTACTTCCTCCGGAGAGAAAAGCGAGCTTCACGCAGCTTCTTGGGCTAGGGTTGGAGTTGAGAGTGTAGCCCGCTTGTTGCTTGTCAAGATCTGGGGCCACCGCGTCACTCTTTCTAGAGGCGGTGGTGCAAAAGGCTCGCCGCCATCCCGTACCCATTTATCTTCGAGTTGTTTTTTTAATGAACCAGAAAAGAAGAGTAACAAGATTAAGTTGAAAGATTTTGCAGACAAGAAGCCAAAGGAAAACGTTGACAGTTTCGTATTTTTTGGCTGTTTATTTCGGTCTTTATTGTTGTTATAATTATCTTTCCATCACAGAATGGGAGATCTGCGAAGTTTAATATTAGATCCTTTTAAAATGGTATTCTTTCTCGTCTTGATCCAAGTCTAACTCTCTCTCCTCTGCTACGATTTGTCTGAAGGGCCGATATATTAGCATAAAATATTTACagtacatttatttatttttttcaacgGATAGAACATTTAGTTTCTTGCGATTTCTTGTTGTTGACGTGAATGTCGAAAAAGCTTTGTTTTCTCAAGATTTgaagttgtttaaaaaaaaaagctcgtTCTCTTTTACGTTAtcttgataaaaaaatagagaaattacCTAGACTAACTCACATTCATCTAAAAATTACAAgaaaaattcatattaaatataaattactagactaaaatgagattttaaaaaatttactaaaaGCACATTAGTAACTTGGttaaaaaatttactaaaaGCACAGTCCACATTAGTAACTTGGTTAACTACAAAATTGccacataaataaattaaaaaatttgaaaatatatgttaaatttgaaaaaaaatcgaaaaaatagaaatacaaaCCAACCACGACTCgttcctctctctctttctctctctcgctctctcacGACGACATCGAGACATGACATAAACATTCTCCGATCAAGAGTCACTGTCGTCCCTATCCCACCCTGACAACATCTCCTACGTCATAGCTGCCGTCGACAGCTCCTCTGTCACAGTCGTTCGTTACCTCCTCTTCAAGTCACCATCTTCTTTCTTTTGTGTAAACCTAAATCCCAATTTCAACTATAAGTGCTAAATCAATCCAATTCCCAGTAGTTATTACATTTCTTGaacatatattatttgattgagATGTTTAATTTCGAAAGCCCTAAATCCTAATTTCAACATTCTTTCCCTTTCAAATCTCGAGACTTTTTTTCTGTAATTAAAGTTTGGTTATGACAGTTGATCGGAGATTGTTCCTAGAGAAGAAAGTAACTTGTTAAGTGCTTTATTTTTCAGGTACGATTTCTTCTTCAGGTATGAGAAAGTATCCTCGTCGTCTGTATGAGGTTGGGAAAACCCCAGTTCAGAATAGGAGCATGAATCATAGTTGTTATCTCTCCAACATTCAAACTGTGAGAGAAGAACTTGGGGAAGATGTTTGGTCTGAGTTGAGGGAATCAACTATTGGAGTGATTGTGAAGCTGAAAGAGCTGCATTATATTTGGTATGCGAAAGTTGTTCACCATTTCCTTGCCAATCAATTAGCAACTGAGAGCAGTCATGAGATTTGGTCTTTGATAGATGATTTTATGCCATTGTGTTTCTCTTTGTATGAGTTTGGAGATAATACAGGTCTGAATTGTGATCCTTTCGACAAGCATGACGTTCGGGATGTGGATCATCAAGAGTTTTGGCTCGAGATGAACGTTCCGACATCAGATGGACCTATATTGCTTGAGTTACAAGCCATATTCCCGATTTGCAGAAACTGGCCTCGAGAGAAGCGAGTGATGATTGGTTTGTTGTGTCTGCTATCCATTGGCATTTTTGGCATTTCAAGCAACATCAGAATTCCTTTGCATTGTGCTAAAAGGGTGATGGACACTGCAGCTTTCCAGCGATATCTATGGTGTCGTGTTGGATTTAGAAGCCTTGTTGAGTCCATTAAAGTACTCACATATGAAGCAAAGAAAAGTTACACACTTCACGGCTGTGTTCATGCGCTCTTAATATGGATTTATGAGTTTGTCCCTGGTTTAGGAAAAATATATGGGAATCGGATTGAGGGAGCTGATGTTCCTCTTCTGTCATGGGGGAGGAATCTCGTACGCATATAAACTTCTTAGATTTTTGTGCCCAAGAAAAGAGAAAGTATCCAAAGGTATAAACACAAGTAGTATTTCTTCCATTTAAATTTTGTGTTTTTCTAATCTTGTATATTACTTTGCAGGTTCGTGTAAGGCATATGATTATGAAGCCAGTGGAGGATATATATCGGAAGTGGGACAATGATAAAATCTATACTGATCTGGACAACATGATAAAAGACATCCTTAATGGTCAGCTAAATGAGAAGTTTTTGGATGCAATGCCAACTACCAAATGCGAGAAGAGAAAATATGGTGTTGCTGCATCTGTTGTTCCAAACTAGAGCCCTTCTACTAAGCGAAGAAAAGACAATGAACCTGCTGATGGAGGTGAAGCATCTGATATCGTGTGTACAAAGCGTTCTTGTATTTAGTAATAGaagaatgtttttatttttattttgttaatgacatggttttgttttgtctaTGCATATGAAGGTTGCAGCTCACAACATTGCCATAAATGGGTTAGCTGAGTTGCTTAAAATTCTCACTGCCAGAGTAGAAGGCATCAATGTTAGTGTAGCTGACAAGGTTACTAAAGCATTAGATGCTACTATTGACTGTAAGGTGGAAGCTAGACTGCGAGTATATGATTCTGACTTACGGAAGCAGATTGCAAAATTGGAGGCACAAATAAATGATAGTAAAAACAACGCTAGTGTGAACATTGCTCCTGATGTCACCACCTCCAAGGCgtatgaggatgaggatgatgGTACTTGTAGCAATGACTTGGTACAATTCTTTATCATTTgttattgtaatttttaaaaaaaatatttttttactaattcTCACCGTCTATTACTTAATCATGGATTGTTTAGAAGAAAATCAATTCACAAGATGGATTGCcagttgattgtgttgtgaagaaggagaaaaaagataaaaagatGATGGATAGCACACAGAATCTTACGAACAAGGAGGTGATAAAGACTGAGAAGAAAGCTGGAATTGCACTAAGAAGATTGAAGCAAGAGAAGGCCTTTGCGATCCCACAACTAAATGATGAATCCATATCGTCAAAAGATTTGGAAAATCATCTACAGTGGGAGAAGAGTGTAAAATGTAGGGCGGTGTTGGAAGCACTTGCTTCAAATTTGAAGGAGCCTACACGCAGACGCAAGCCTCAGTTGACAAAGACTCGAAGGAACCTTATGACCAATTAGCTAAGGCGGAGGCAGAGAAACTGCAGAAAGTTTTGGACTTCATCAAGTCTGATTTGTAAGTTTCCTCTTGTACATCCTTTCTTCTTATTTCGATATAGTctactaatttatttttcttctttgtacGGAAGCAAAGGAGCCTTGTGTTGGAGATGATAGTGCTGGATTTTTATTGAAGTTAATGATCCCTAGGGATGATTGGCCAACAAAAAACTATGGCTGGTTGCATGACTTCGTAAGTGTAATTTCTGATTTTTCATGACAACAATATTAAACTATGGCTGGTTGTTGTACGTGAATTGTTTCATATCTTAGCACATTGCAGCAGCAATGCTTATGTTTCACAGACTGTCCAGGCAAGAACAATCTCTGTATTCCTCTTCTCGAATTGCATTTCTGTCTCACTGGTTTGTGAACTCATGGGTGAACGACTACAAGAACTGGGACCAGAACATGACTGAGTTGTCAGAAATGTACATCAAGGCTTATAATGGAGAACACCCGACTTATTTTGTCACAAGTAATAAGTGGAATGCTGACGTCCACGATCTTTTCCTCTGCCACCATGTTAACGGAGATCACTGGGTTCCTCTACGCATCGATCTGCAGAAGGCGAAAATTCATGTCTATGATAGTATTTGCATACATGTGAGTGATAAGGAGATGAAAGAGGCTTGTCGGCCTTTCATGAGAATGATATCCGCATTGCTTAACAAAATGATGCCTGCTAAAACGACAAAGAAAAGTGAAAAACAGTTCGCTTATATTAGGCACAAGAAGATCCCCCAAAATGAAGACCCGGGAGATTGCGGTGTGTACTCTTTGATGTACATCGAATCTCTAGCTCTTGGACGTAACTTTGATGGCTTGAATGATCAGATTATAACACCATTGCGATCAAAGTTGGCGGCATATATCTATGAGGAGGTGACTAAGACAATCgaataaattagttttttgttttgttttttcggTTACTGAATGACGGATGTATAACTTGCTGGTTTTTGGCTTTAGACAGATGTATAACTTGCTGGTTCTTTCCTTTAGACGGATGTATAACTTGATGGTTTTTTGGCTTTAGACGGATGTATAACTTGTTCTTTTTTTGCTTATGAATGATGGATGTATAATAGTTTGGTTTATGCATTGATGAATGTATAATCACTTGTGACTGATGAATGTCGATAACTTGAACCTTTAATAGATTAGCAATAGGTATACGGCCCTGAAAATGGTAAAGTTTTTAGATTAGAAAACAGTCTATCGAAATACAAAACttgattatacatatattacCTCCAAAAAATTCTCCACACCACGAGTCAGAGAAGTTTTCATCAACACAGCATCATGTTTTCTTGTTGCAAACCAACGTGTCATCATTAATCGGATAGACTCTAAAAGGCGAACAATTGGCAAGCTTCTCACATTTGACAAAGCTCTGTTTATGGATTCAGCTATGTTATTGTAAGGCTGTTATATCTATCACCTCTAAAATGCGCTCGAGCCCACTTACACACATCAGCAAGTTCCAAATATGCACGTAAATCTGGATTTAACCCTTTAATCGTCTCGAAGCTTGCTTCAAAGTCAGCTAACCTAAAAGAGTACACAGCTTTTTTGACCAAACCAAACAGATCACGTCCTCTGTACCGTAACAAGATGTTCTTATATAAGTGGTACGTGCAAATTCCCGTGCTAGCCAATGGATAGACCATTGAAATTGTCTTCCTTATTGACTTGTGCCTGTCAGAAATTAATGCCAATCCTTCATCATCGGGTATCACACGGCTGAGTTGACGAAAGAACCATGTCCATGATTCATCATTCTCTGTGTCAACCACAGCAAATGTTATCGGAAATATCTGAAAATTACCATCCTGTGATGTTGCAATGAGAAGCGTTCCTTTGTATTTTCCTTGCAAGAAAGTACCAACAACCACCACAACCTTTCTCATAAATGGGATGACAGTAATGCTAGCGCTGAATGCAAGGAATAAGTACTTAAATCTATTGTTTGCATCAACTTCCAGTCGAGCTAAAGTCCCAGGATTTTCCATTCTAATCTTGTGCAGGTAAGAAGGTAACTCCTCATATCCATTCTCTACGAGATCTCTAGCAACTATAA comes from Brassica rapa cultivar Chiifu-401-42 chromosome A02, CAAS_Brap_v3.01, whole genome shotgun sequence and encodes:
- the LOC103848256 gene encoding E3 ubiquitin-protein ligase WAV3 is translated as MGTGWRRAFCTTASRKSDAVAPDLDKQQAGYTLNSNPSPRSCVKLAFLSGGSNSSTPRTNYSPSLGCRTTDAENPVPTAEQIPTPRSATKSPRLSLKARSNPSSPRLKLSLFRNSFKFRSNCGICLNSVKTGQGTAKYTAECSHVFHFPCVTDYVSKHGKLVCPVCNSLWKDASLLTLHGNGIEPPLENAVSIEEKRVVAVATSPIAKPMPKQSHNYDDDEPLLSPRFVTIPEANENCRCEEETDVAQFKGFVVDPSPSFAVKSHEIPATGRDFGNVQVSLLPESAVVSVGCGYETRAVALRVKAPPPLGTRGRRLLDPSQRAPVDLVVVVDVGGTMNGAKLQMVKRAMRVVISSLSSADRLSIVSASSKRLLPLKRMTENGKRSAGVVVDGLLCCQSSKISDGLEKAARVLEDRRERNPIASIVLLKDGQPISSRANTNQRSTITHVGLTRFAHIEIPVTEYGFGESGGCSHAPVEEAFAKCLGGFLSVVVQDLRIQFRVGSGSGPCEIAAIYLCNGQPTLVSSGSGSVRLGDLYAGEEREVLVELRIPSTASMVHQVLSVRGLYKDPSTQEVVYGRDQSLRVPQAVRSSSPSIERLRCLFIMTRAVAESRRLVEYGECTSAHHLLTSAHALLGQSRMAEAADYTKVVEAELVEVQWRRQQLMEYESQPQQQHIQQRRGSERDTTMILVDENGEPLTPASAWRAAEKFAKVAMMKKSDLHGFENARF
- the LOC103848261 gene encoding uncharacterized protein LOC103848261 yields the protein MNHSCYLSNIQTVREELGEDVWSELRESTIGVIVKLKELHYIWYAKVVHHFLANQLATESSHEIWSLIDDFMPLCFSLYEFGDNTGLNCDPFDKHDVRDVDHQEFWLEMNVPTSDGPILLELQAIFPICRNWPREKRVMIGLLCLLSIGIFGISSNIRIPLHCAKRVMDTAAFQRYLWCRVGFRSLVESIKVLTYEAKKSYTLHGCVHALLIWIYEFVPGLGKIYGNRIEGADVPLLSWGRNLVRVRHMIMKPVEDIYRKWDNDKIYTDLDNMIKDILNGQLNEKFLDAMPTTKCEKRKYGVAASVAAHNIAINGLAELLKILTARVEGINVSVADKVTKALDATIDCKVEARLRVYDSDLRKQIAKLEAQINDSKNNASVNIAPDVTTSKAYEDEDDGTCSNDLKKINSQDGLPVDCVVKKEKKDKKMMDSTQNLTNKEVIKTEKKAGIALRRLKQEKAFAIPQLNDESISSKDLENHLQWEKSHIAAAMLMFHRLSRQEQSLYSSSRIAFLSHWFVNSWVNDYKNWDQNMTELSEMYIKAYNGEHPTYFVTSNKWNADVHDLFLCHHVNGDHWVPLRIDLQKAKIHVYDSICIHVSDKEMKEACRPFMRMISALLNKMMPAKTTKKSEKQFAYIRHKKIPQNEDPGDCGVYSLMYIESLALGRNFDGLNDQIITPLRSKLAAYIYEEVTKTIE
- the LOC117131977 gene encoding uncharacterized protein LOC117131977 encodes the protein MNFGIKMDYWKSHRTLIVARDLVENGYEELPSYLHKIRMENPGTLARLEVDANNRFKYLFLAFSASITVIPFMRKVVVVVGTFLQGKYKGTLLIATSQDGNFQIFPITFAVVDTENDESWTWFFRQLSRVIPDDEGLALISDRHKSIRKTISMVYPLASTGICTYHLYKNILLRYRGRDLFGLVKKAVYSFRLADFEASFETIKGLNPDLRAYLELADVCKWARAHFRGDRYNSLTIT